Part of the Vulpes vulpes isolate BD-2025 chromosome 6, VulVul3, whole genome shotgun sequence genome, aacattgtatgtcaattatatttcagtgatagaaaaaaaaaggaaggaaggaagaaatgtagaaagaagaaaagattttcaCCATAATGCCCAAAGCCTCTTGTATTCCCATGGATTTCTATGCCACTTAATGCTTTTAATTCTTAGTCAAACTAGGAAACCAGCCTTCTGAGAGGCTTTCTGCTGACTGTGGTGCTCTGGGTCACTTTAAGGTCACTAGAGTTGGCAGGCACAGTTTCATGGACTTCCCTTCAAAGGCTTCCATTGGCACTTACCttcccttgcttttcttttaaaatcttcaacTTTTAAAACACCCCCTGTTTCATAATCTAAAATGAAACAGTAGTTAATGTCAAAAAGCTTTCAAGGAAACAAGGAAATGTATCCTAGTGGTacttataataatgaaaaattggaaataaaatttctaacATTACAGAATGGGATAAATATACATGACATATCCATACAATATAATCTGTgtagtctattttatttataattattctatgtctatttaaccacaataaaaaaaatgacctgttaaaaaaattgaaaataggaaataggaaattAATTCATATCTCAGGTCATGACAGACCACATACATATATTCACAGAACTAACAAAAAGCATTACTATTgtgataaggaaataaaaattataaagtaggaGGGAGAAACTCTTTGGGGCAAGAGACATTATTTTGACTTTGGTGATAGCTTAATAGGTATACACATATGTCAAAGTTTAgtgaattgtacacttcaaatattcattttactttctaTCAATTATATCtcgataaaaatgtaaaaaaaaaaaaagactttatgtgTATCTGTTTAGGCCATTTTCTAGCTCCAAAGGATACTTAATCCTATTCATTCTTCCTCTGCTGCAACTAATGTCATTCAATTGTCAGCACTGGGGAAGAGTAGAGTGATTACGTATGCCAAAGCATTTCAAatactccttttctcctttcccttcccaggACAGCTTCCCTCCTAGTTTCCTCCCTAGCTGATACCTGCAGTAAACTTACCAATCATGCCTGTGTCAACAGCACGATCATAATAGTAAGAGAAAGCATAGAAAGAGCTTCTCTGGACCTCCTCCGGCTGGTGAAGTTTTCCTTGGACCACCCTTAGCACTTCAGCATAGCAGGGCTCAAAGCCCATCTTCCCTGCCAGGGCAAAGGTGAGAAAAATGAGAGCTCTCTGAAGCAAGATGCTGGAGCCAACAAAGAAACAGCAGGAGGATCAAGGAAAGAAGAAGCTGAGGTTCAGGACAAAGAGCTTACAAAGATGAGCAAAATTCCATAGAGGCAGCTTCCCTCCCTGTGTTCACCAAAAATAGCCGTATTCAACCTCAATCTGCTGCCTAGCCTATGTCAATGGTATTTATGTGAAGCAATCAGAAGTCtcatatttgtttccttccctggagaaattaagttttttccttgattttatgGTCTTTGCTTTTAATAATATCTAAGATGAATTCTTCTATTGTCTTAGttgtattattataatttaaaaagctaaacattAACTGAATCTACAGTTTCTAGATAGAGTTTCTCCTTGCTAAGGGCAGAGACCCTTAAAGCATTAGATGCAGGTTAAGAACAGGTTTCTAATGGAACCCCACAGCACTTGGGCAGGGAAAGAGCAGGACAGAGGGACAGTTGCCTTGTTCACTGTCATTTCACATTATTCCTTTACAGCATACCAGACCTATTTGGAATGAGTCCCAGAAAAAAGCTTCTCTTGAGTTCTGGAAAACACTTCCCATGGAACTTTTCCAGATTTCAACTGTAAAGGTAATTTCAATCAGTGAAAAAAACATCACTTGCCTTCTTTGTTGCCACCATACTGGTATTTCACACCCCCAAAGATCCACTCTGCTTCCAACCATCTTGGTAGACAGGCACTTCGAAAAGTGTGTCCATCAATCCCTGAAAGAAGTCAGACCACAAAGTAAGAGgcaaggatgagagagagagagggagagagaacgagAGCGTGCAAGCGCATGCGCCTGTGCACAAAAGtgagagacacatgcacacatgcaagcaAGAAGCTAGTAAAGTTGAAAGGAATTACCAAAAAGTAGGTAGTTCCATGACTGCATCCTatgacaggaatttttttttttaagattttatttatttattcgtgagagacacaggcagagacataggcagagggagaagcaggctccatgcagagaacccgacacgggattcgatcctgggtctccaggatcacgccctgggctgaaggcggcgctaaaccgctcagccaaaTTCCCTATgacaggaatttttatttttatttattattttttaaagattttatttattcatgtgagatacagagagagagaagaagagacacaggcagagggagaagcaggctccatgcagggagcccgacttgggactcgatcccaggactccagggtgaggccctgggccgaaggcaggtgctcagccgctgagccacccagggatcgcctgACAGGAATTTTTAATTCAGGGTTCACAGATGGGCACTGCGGGACTGGTGAACCCTCTGAAACTACACACAAATTTTTGTGCATATGTGCATTTGGCAGAGGGGTCCATGGCTTTCATCACATTTCAAAGAAATCTAAAACCTACAATGGTATAAGTTCCCTCCTTcctaaaaaaggggaaaaaattctgTTCTACTTTTCTCATTGGTTGTTTTGAGGCTTCAATGAAATCATATTTGAAGATGTTTTGTAAACTCTGAAATGCTATACAATCATCATCACACTAATAGTTTACTCTGAGCCAGTAACCATAAAAAACTACATTAAATGCAAAGGGGCACAGAAAGGTTGctaacttgccccaaatcacaaaGAGGGACTGAACCCAGTTCTGCTTGACCCCAAAAGCTGAGTTCCTAACTGCTCTACTATCTTTGAAGATATGAATAAAGTTGCTCAGTAATTTCACCTTGCAGGTGTACTGATGTTGCTTCCTGAACCTCCCATGTAAAACTAAGGGCTTGAGCAAGCTTCTGCCAAATTCACTCTTTGAGCTTTGAATTTCTGCACACTGCAGCCTCCTTGTCACAGACTGTGTGACTATATATAGACTTCATTCTAGAAATGGCTAATAGTGTATACCAAAACAACGGAACATAacataaagtagaaaaagaatcTGCTATTATCATGTTCATTACATAACACATCCTTCCTAAATCAGCATAACCCTTTTCTCCTCAGAATCACTGTCAAGGAAGGGGAAAAGTAAGCTGAGTATTGGTGTCACTCTCACCATACCCCAACCAGCACAGGTACCTAGACGAACCTTCTGtttccagggctcccagggttgCTAGTCTTGCAGCTTTCAATCCAAATCCCAAGTAACTGTAAAATACAGGATTGATTTAATTTCATGCTGGTCCTGAAGTTCTCCAGCCTAaagctctctctttcaaaagtaGCAtggtttctctgtctccctctgaagGGAGGAAAACCTTGGTCTCCATGACCTTCTCATCTTGTGTGGACAAGTAGTCATTTCTACACAGTTCAGATCAAGGCCATCCAGAACTTTCCATGCCTATGATTTAAAGGCCAGAGACAGTGATACTTCCTAGGGTCCCACCCTGGGAATCATCCCCAGAAAAGCTCTCATTATCTTAGCTCCTAGCCCCACTGTGATCAAATCCCAGGTTGGATTTTGAACATCTGAAAGCAACCTCAAAGGAGTTGGCACAGAGCTTTGGCTGAAGATTCTCCAAGTGTCCTCTCTCTAGAGAAaacttgttttaaagtttatttatttatttggggtgggggtagagagagagagagagaaaatgagaggagagagaaagcaagcgcatgagtggggtgagggacaagggagagggagaagcagactccccattgagcaagaaGCTCaattggggctccatcccaagactctgggatcatgacctcacccaaaggcaaatgcctaactaactgagccacccaggcacccctctttagAGAAAACTTCTGATTCTTTAAGTTATATACTTTTGAGGCCAAGAATGGAGAAACCTCTTGAGTCCTTGGGCTTTGGTAAGTGGCTCTGGTTTCAGTTACCAGACCTCTGTGGGTTGGCAGGGACTTTGTGAGGCTTCTCAGATACAATAACAGATGTGAAAATGCTGTGAAAAGTTAGGAGAATCATACAACATGAAATAttcctccctgtcccctctcctCACCTATGTGTATAGAGCTTATAAGTGCTGTTAAACATCTCAAATGAAGTGAGGTAGCCCCTAGGGGTTTGTTCCAGGGTTTTCTGcaaatcagaaaaaggaaaaagactatTTAGGATCTGCAATAGTTTGAAGGTCTTACTACCACCATCCCTGTTCCTCCCCCACAAAATCAGCGATGAAAGAGACAGACTAAGCAGCTAATCTCCCAAGGCTAGAGGAATCAAAGGGACTCTGAACAGTAAGGGGGCAAAGGAAGTTTATTCAGTCATTGACTCCACTCAACCTATGTGTGGTGGAGCTGCTGTCTGAAAATGCAGCACTACTCTCTTGGCACCACGATATGCCTGCAAAGTGGGTTGCTAACCAGGCCTTCATGTAAATGACTCACCTCAAACTGGGGTAGGAACGTGATTTGGGTGGAGGCTCCCCCCAGGTCGAGGGTCCCCACAGTCTCCTGGCTGTGGCCATGCAGCTGACCTGTGAATGAGAGCCAGCTCTGAATATCTTCTGCTTCCAGGACAGCCCAACACTCCTCTGTCTGCaatctctctcttgctcttggtTGTACTTTGCAGGTGTTCCATAAATATTCCACTGGCTCCTGGCCCCAAATACTGCAAGTGAATGCTAACCTATAAGGACTCTTACTGTAGCTGAGGCCCTGAAGACAGTTATAAATGTTAACTTCctagcttttcctttctttcttttctttaaaagcacaatacaagcaaaaagaaatttttactcTTTGATCCTGCATGAAACCCAGTTAATGTCTTAGAATAAACTTGAGAATGTATTACCTGTCAGGAAATTCACAGTAACCCAAGCTAATATgcctgaaagagagagataaatggATTACATCTCAGAGCATTTTCCCCTGATCTTCCTTGaccctatttttgttttctctaaattctgtgtctaaaatacacattttccttctccctgtcaTTCCGTTTTCTCTTATCCCATTCCTCCTCGCTTATTTGTTTCTCCTTGTTTAGTTCTTTTTACTTTAGCACCCCCTTCCCTGTTCCTAGTTCCTTTAATCAAATCTTTTGTTAACCTTGGTCCTCTCCCCCCAGAACATGTATTAACACTTCTCCTACCTTCATAGGATCCGTCCATGATGCTAACACTGTCATTTGGTACCAGGAAAGGTGACTTCTTAAAGATTTCTCTTACCtatagaaaaaggggaaaaatctgGATTCTCTAAGGCAATAaacatttccatattttggctatatCCTATTAAGGCTTATTAGAAAACTATACTCTTCATTTCCCTAGATAAAATTTTAGCAGAACATTTCTTTGCCCTAAAAAACTAGAGAAGGAACTATATAAGTAATTACTCATttcttgtaaaaacaaaaaacacagggaTTCCTCTGACTtaaaatcaatctaaaaaaaaaatcaatctcaaaCAAACTACAGAAATTTACAGGTGAACTGCATCTAGGAAAGGGCATATATTTGACCCCTTCCAGCTCAAATCAGGatcctgtaatttttttaaaaacacttataaTCCTGCCTGGGTACACTGGAAGCTAGGAGGACCCTTtcccacttcatttcttttttttttttataatttttaaaaaatttttatttatttataatagtcacacacacagagagagagagagagagagagagagagagaggcagagacataggcagagggagaagcaggctccatgcactgggagcccgatgtgggatccgatcccaggtctccaggatcgtgccctgggccaaaggctgcaccacccagggatccccccacttcATTTCTTAGATGATAAGATAAAGGGATGATAGAGAAGAGTTAAGCCTGGGCAGCTCCTGAGGctacagaaatatttcttttgctctCCCATCAAATTCTGCAGGCCTTTATCCTTGCTGGTAAAGGGGGCTCATGTCCATAGGCTGGGCTACTCTGCTGTTAGCCCTTGTTAGATTCTGGCACATGGCTGAGGCCTCAAGAGTTCACAGAGACCCCAGATCTAgatttatttatactattttagGAGAAAGGAATGAACATCTCACACATTAATGACTCTCCATAAATATGGGTCAGTGACATGGGTGTTATGTCTTATTTATATGATTATCATGAGGCGGGGGGACACTTTCCAAACAGCAATAGAAGGAACTCTGGTCTGCTGGCTGTTCTCATTCCTGATAGGATGAAATGCTTCATGTGATGACCTCTGGACCCTGTTTCATCCGGGAAAAGCCAGTTAAGTGAtctataaataaactttttttttttttttaagattttatttatttattcatgagacacacggagagaaagagagacagagacataggcagagagagaagcagactccatgtagggagcccgatgtgggacttgatcctgggactccaggatcacaccctgggccaaaggcaggcactcaatcgctgagccacccaggcgtccctataaacTTTTAAACAGAAGATAGGTAAGCAAACAGGAATAAACACAGTTTCTGCTATTTCTCTCTCCACTCTTCTCCCCTGCTCACAGTTTATTCTTAATACAGCATCCAGagtgcttgcttttctttttctttttcttctttctttctttcttttctgtttctttctttctttctttctttctttctttctttctttctttctttctttctttcttctttctttctttttctttctttctttcctttctttttcttctttctctctcttctctctctctctctctttctttctttctttgattgactgttatttattttagagagagaatgtatgtgcCCATGCATTGGGgcaggatgggcagagagagagagaatctcaagctgactccccagtGAGCAAAGCTGGCTCAAATCCCATGatcttgagattatgacctgagccatgaGGTCGGATATCCAgtccactgagccatccaggcaccctgtcccccccacttttttttattaattaagtaggctccacacccagaatggggcccaatgcagggtttgaactcatgaccctgagatcaagacctgaactgagatcaagagttggacacctgggcagcccgggtggcttagcggtttagtgccgccttcagcccagggtgtgatcctggagacccggggtcaagtcctacgtcaggctccctgcatggagcctgcttctccctctgcctgtgtctctgcctctctctctctgtctctcatgaataaataaataaaaataaaatcttaaaaaaaaaaaaagagttggacacctaaccaactgagccatccagacacctcTAGAgtggtgcttttattttttattttatttttttaaagttttttttttttttttttttttaatgatagtcacagagagagagagagagagagagaggcagagacataggcagagggagaagcaggctcaatgcaccaggagcccgacatgggatttgatcccgggtctccaggatcgtgccctgggccaaaggtaggcgctaaaccgttgcaccacccagggatacctaGAGTGGTGCTTTTAAAACAGATATCAGATCCTGCCTCTTAGCTCAAGACCCTCCAGTGACTTCCTTCTTAGagaaaaagccaaagtccttacatGTGCCTTAAAGGGTCATCATGATAAACTCCGCAcatctctctgacctcatctcctactTCCCTTCCATCACTCACTCCCCTCCAGCCACTCTGACCTCCTGGGATGCTGTTCTTGAACATACCAAGCACATTTCCTGCTTTAGGCCTttgcacttgttatttctttagtGTGAAATAGTCTTCCTACAAATGTCTTGTATAGcttgtttctttattcctctcAAGTCTCTGATCAAATGCATCTTACCAATGAGGTCTTTCTTGACCATTCTATTTAAAGTCATATCCTTCTACACCACCACCAGCATTCTCTAGCTGacttccccttcttttctttctctgtattatCTACAGTACCTGACATACTTCGTAGTGAGTTGTTTAGTTTCTGTCTGCTTGCAACTAGAATGCAAGCTCTGCCAGGACATGGACTAATTGCCATTTTTTGCTCCCTACAGAATATCCCTGGGAACTCCACCAATGCCCAGTACATGGTAAGCTCATAtgctcaataaaagaaaaaatgaatgaggaGTCCAAATTCAGATTCTCATGCAGACACTCTAGGCAGTTTGTCCTTGGACAAGGACTTAAGCCCTCTGCGCTGATAGTCAAAGGAAAATGGATTTTGAGCTTGGAATTAGCACACCTATAACACAGAATAgttttttgctgtgatttttaaaattttatttatttatttgagagagacagcacacacacacatgggaaggggcagagagggagggtaaaggagaggaaaaaatactcaagcagactcccagccaagcacagagccctacttggggctcaattccatgacccagagatcatgacctgagccaaaactaagagttggactttcaaccaactgagccacccaggcaccccaactgtGATTTTTGTTAAAATGGGATCCCACCTATAAACATTTTTCACAATATGTAATTTAAATCTTATTAGTTTACatgttatttttacaaaataaatgttcagtaatgttaaaaatattgagttaaaaaaaaCTCTCTAAATTTTTTATCTAAGAAGTTGAAatagacataaaaatggccaatagagggatccctggatggcgcagcggtttggcgcctgcctttggcccggggcgcaatcctggagaccctggatcgaatcccacgtcaggctcctggtgcatggagcctgcttctccctctgcctatgtctctgcctctctctctctctctctccctgtgtgactatcataaataaatttaaaaaaaaatggccaatagatgcatgaaaagatgctcagtatcactcatcatcagggaaatgcaaatcaaaattacaatgagatatcacctcatacctgacagaatggctaaaatcaaaaacacaagaaacaagtgttggtgaggatgttaaaagaaaaaaaggaaccttcatgcagaatgcaaaatggtacagccactgtggaaaatggtatgggggttcctcaaaaagttaaaaatagaaattctctacaatccagtaattgcactataGGGTATTGAccgaaaaaaaaatacaaaaaacactgattcaaaaggATGCATACCTATGTTTACACATAcacacctatgtttattgcagcactgtCTACAGTGGTCAAACTACGCAAGTAGCCcgtgtcctttgacagatgaatggataaagaagatatggtatatataaacaatggaatgttactcagccataaagaatgaaatcttgcatttgcaacatggatgaagttagagaatataatgctaagcataGTAAGTCAGAAAGAGACAAGTACCATGtctcactcatatgcagaatttaaaaaataaaacaaacaaataaagaaagagacaaacaaaaaacgactcttaactatagagaactgatggttaccagaaggaaggtgaggggacatgggtgaaataggtaatggggattaagagtacacttatcatgatgagcactgagcaatgtacagaattgctggaTTGCTATATTGTACACGTGAAACTGgttaacactgtatgctaactatactggaattaaaatttaaaaaaaatatttaaaaaagttgtttttttttttttttttttgacagagagagaacacaagcagggggagcagcaaccAGAGTGAGGAGAGAAATAAGCTCTctgcttagcaaggagcctgatatggggctcaatctcaatgacctgagccaaaggcagatacataactgactgagttacccaggcacccctaaaattaaaattttaattaaaaaaaacctttatgctgagagaaaaagtcagagatgtaaaaaaaaaaaaaaagaacataaactgtataattacacatttatataaaatataagaataagcaaaactaatctataatggcagaaagcagatcagtggtggCCTGACTTCAGGGAAGGGGTAAATGGACTGCAAAAGGGTACAGGGAAACTtctatatttgtcaaaattcatttaGCTGCATACTTAAAAGGTACATATTTTAAGTTATACCTCAATGAAGTGGGCTAAACATCATTTCTATGATTCTGCTTTAACAAGGGAATTAAGAGTATCACGAACAGAAAGTACTTTAAACTTCTTTAGGAAAAGCTGTATAAATTCAAGAGTAacatttacaaatgtaaataaGTAGCTAGAATAAGAGCCCAGTTACCCCAATGCTATAGCAATGGTGGAATACTAAAGGTAGCAGTCACACTCCAGAGAGCTAAAAACCcttagagaaaatattcacatagGGGAAAAGGAATTATTCAATATGCAAAGGACTTCAAACATTACCTCAAAGAGCAGAGCCTGGGCTTTCTGTTCTGGCAGTAAGCGCAGTCCTGCTGTTGCCTTCAGGACCACCGGGGTTCTTTTCCAGTGACTTTGTGGGATTGAGTCTTTGGCCACTTCTAAGAGTCCTTGAACAGTCTCAGCACCCTTCAAAAGAGATGACCTACTCATCCAGTAAACAGTCCATCCAGTGAACATCCAGTGAACAGTTCCCACAGAGGGAAGCATGTCTCTTCCCTCAACATGCTCTGGGGGACACTAAGAGTGAGGCAGCAGAGGGCTCCTGGCACTCTCTGCTCTGTAGGAGAAACCTAGAGAAGTAGGCTTTTTTGAAGGAGAATCCATTTAATTATAGCTGGGtaataacaaaaatgattttgttataCCATGGTCATTTTATTCGATTGTTATTTTGTGTTCCATACATTAGCTTTAGGCCAGGAAGTTGAGTCTAGTGAAAAAAACTGCAGATTTGGAGTTAGAACACTTGCTTGCTAGCCCCATGGCTTAATATAGGGATTTGGTTTCCTTCTCATATATACGAAGGAGACAGGCCTCATACCACTACAAAACTGCTGAGTGCATTAGATGCGGCAGACTGTGTGTACATGCCACACAAATGTTGGCGTAGCTATTATGCTACAGTTTTTATGATCTCTGTAAGGACAGAACATGTTAGGTTTATATTTACATCACCAGCACCCACATGCACAGTACACATGAGATACTcaatttatgaaatttaaaaatcattattttaagtcCACTGTTTCCATGAGCGAACATCTGACAACACACTGCCTCTAAATCATTATAATTGGCAACCACAACACAATCTTCTCTAAATGTCAAATCAGTTTCTGATAATGTAGTTGCTTTCAACAGCTCCTAAATTTCTGAGGCATTTATCATTTCATAACCATGAGctgagaaaataaacatcttcTCAGTTCAAGTTCAAGCCGCTTTTTtcttagattatatttttaagtaatctttacactcaaCATATGCTCaaacccataaccctgagatcaagagttgcacgttctactgactgagccagccaagtgccccatgACATTTTATTCCCCaggccatttttattataaggtTTTCCTTTGGTTAATGATTATGCTTGTAACATGGAATAATAACTTC contains:
- the ENTPD5 gene encoding nucleoside diphosphate phosphatase ENTPD5 isoform X1, with the protein product MATTWGAAFFMLVASCVCSTVFQRDQQTWFEGVFLSSMCPINVSASTLYGIMFDAGSTGTRIHVYTFVQKIPGQLPILEGEIFDSVKPGLSAFVDQPKQGAETVQGLLEVAKDSIPQSHWKRTPVVLKATAGLRLLPEQKAQALLFEVREIFKKSPFLVPNDSVSIMDGSYEGILAWVTVNFLTGQLHGHSQETVGTLDLGGASTQITFLPQFEKTLEQTPRGYLTSFEMFNSTYKLYTHSYLGFGLKAARLATLGALETEGIDGHTFRSACLPRWLEAEWIFGGVKYQYGGNKEGKMGFEPCYAEVLRVVQGKLHQPEEVQRSSFYAFSYYYDRAVDTGMIDYETGGVLKVEDFKRKAREVCDNLENFTSGSPFLCMDLSYITALLKDGFGFADSTVLQLSKKVNNIETGWALGATFHLLQSLGISH
- the ENTPD5 gene encoding nucleoside diphosphate phosphatase ENTPD5 isoform X2, with the translated sequence MATTWGAAFFMLVASCVCSTVFQRDQQTWFEGVFLSSMCPINVSASTLYGIMFDAGSTGTRIHVYTFVQKIPGQLPILEGEIFDSVKPGLSAFVDQPKQGAETVQGLLEVAKDSIPQSHWKRTPVVLKATAGLRLLPEQKAQALLFEVREIFKKSPFLVPNDSVSIMDGSYEGILAWVTVNFLTGQLHGHSQETVGTLDLGGASTQITFLPQFEKTLEQTPRGYLTSFEMFNSTYKLYTHSYLGFGLKAARLATLGALETEGIDGHTFRSACLPRWLEAEWIFGGVKYQYGGNKEGKMGFEPCYAEVLRVVQGKLHQPEEVQRSSFYAFSYYYDRAVDTGMIDYETGGVLKVEDFKRKAREALKESEQHRDRLGLGGHLSPFAVSGHLPLRPTPLLLRTSFANKLFKSKRRKDSEMF